Sequence from the Paralichthys olivaceus isolate ysfri-2021 chromosome 1, ASM2471397v2, whole genome shotgun sequence genome:
TCATCCGTCCCATCCCACCGCTCCCCGGGGGGCACGGGTTGGTTTGTGATCTTGTATCTCACATGATAGAGACACATCTAATCCTGTTAGGAGTTAATATCTTCCAGCGGAATAGAGGAGACAGCAGGAGGGAGAaatgaggagaagatgaaagacGGGACAGTCGAGGGGAgttatttgtatatttctttaaaagctCTATCTGTCTCTATTTGCTGGCCCACATATTGGTTTTGGGTTGGAGTATGCATactatttgtgtttctgtgcctgTGTACTCTCATGGGACCCTCCCGGCTGCTGCCTGCATATCTGACAGACTCCTCTCAAGGTGTTTTCCCCTCGCTGTCTTTCTGTATCTGCTCCATCTCTGCTCCCTTAGTGAGAAAGTTTACCCTCTAGGCCCCATCTGAGCTCCAGGCCCCCCAAGGCCTCTGCATTCCCAGTGCTCCTACACACCGGAGCCCCTCAGGCTCCCTGCTATACCACAGGGAAAACCCCCCAAGAACCCCTAGGCCCCTCAGACTGccgagcagcagctctgcacaaGAGAGCTATAGCCtgaggggaggaggtgggggtgtcTGGGAATACAACTGAAAACATGCTTCATTTAACATATGAACAGTCCCCGACAGCGCCTCCTGTTGGAGTAGCATTTTTTGTGCATGTGGGCCTTGTAACTCCTGTTAAGTTTCCTCTCTTGGGCCTTGACCTTGTTAACAATCCCTCGAGGCTCATGGAGGCCTCTGTGCGCTACATGTGCACTGACCTTTCCAGCTCCCAGAGGTTAAATAACGTCTTTTTTTTGCCCAAAGAATCACAGCAGGAGCTTTATGCTGATGTTGGATGCACCTGGGACTTCACTGAATAGCATACTGAAAAACAATATCCCTACTTATTAGACCAAGTCATTGAAAAGCCGCATTACTACCTCATAGgcagaggttatgttttcagcccgtttgtttatttgtaagcaagattaaacaaaaacacctgcACGCATTCTCatgaaacttggaggaaggGTGTGGTGCGGGTCAGGTGAGAACCAACcagattttggtgcagatcctgaattttatttttcacattgcGTGATTTCCATTTTCAATTTTCTcatggaataattcatgggtcttaGGTAAAATATCAGGCTCATTAAGGAAACTAATATctataaatgtgtaaaatatggtGTAACTTGATTGAATCTAAGGGGACTctactgttgggccttggtggagatgcgtgctctgctgagtgccattctaggaGTGCAAAAAAAGTGAAGGTTGTAAGTTGCATATATGGAGTGAACTGTGCTTATTTCTTGGCTCTGATTGTGAGATGGAGGTTATATATCGCACTCGCATTCAAAAGGAAAACTTCTGGGGTGGTTGCATGTGGTTCGGAGGCTGTGAAGTTAGCAGGCCTGCTGTCCTACAGATGTCTTGGGCTGTGCGTTACCAGGTGTATGTCACCTGAGATTACCCACGCTGACACCCCTTAAAGGCAAACAGCCAGCAGTACAGCTGAGGGGGCATCTGGtggcgtgtgtgcatgcatgtgtgtgtgtgtgtgcgtgtgtgtgtgttcatgcatccAGATCGCTGGTAACGTTTGGCAGAAAGGGGAACGGAGTGCAGACGTTTGCTGTGTTATCAGATATCTCCAATCAGAAACTTTCTCAATCAATTTCTGGAATGTAGATCAGGTACATCAGTGCAGAGTTGAGGTCAGcatgtctttgagtgtgtgatgATGATTGAAGGCATTtaaagcacgcacacacacacacacacacatagtcttGGCAGTCTGCAGTTAAGAGTGAACTGGAGTGAGTAAAATGTTCAACTCTCCTGTCCCTCTGATCTTCGGCCCCCTGCTTCCAGGCtcccctgcagagagagaacaaagagaAGCACGTCTTAATCAAAGTGCAACGGattaagaaacagaaaaagaacacaacatcaCAGAGATACCACCTCGCGGCCATTACGTGGATTGGAAAACAACTTGAATCACCACTTCAAATGAGCCGTACGTGACCCTGAAATAGGAGAGCGGCATCttaatctctctctcagggtctgCAGTGGGAATGAAACAGGCATAGTGCAGCTGCAGAGTTAATGCCCCCAGTAAATGTGTGCAGTGGTTTCCATCTGTGAACATGTAGCCAACAGCTAACTCTACATAtgtgcttgtatgtgtgtgtttacattgcTTTTCCAGGTATGTGACTTCATTAGCTCACAGAGCCATGCTCCCTGTGCCAACGCTgagtcatgttttattaacatacctgctgcagctgaatcatCCCATCTCTCCTCGTCTCGCACACGAGCTGACACACAACTCCATCCACATCATGCATATTTGATGTTTCAGGGCCTGTTCTCAACGTGCCTCTCTGTTTCTCACGTTCGTTGGCATTAACATATTTATTGTGGAGATTCAGAGCCACTAAGAGCTACATGAGGTGGATGTGGGCTATAAGAAGGACTGAGGTGTAGCATCTCACTCACAGGGTCTGTTGCTGAAGTGAAAAGGCTGATACTGCCATCATGTGGATTAAGGATGCAAAGTGTTGTTTTAAACCAGAGGCTATTATTTACaacagggatgtgtgtgtgtgtgtgtgtgtgtgtgtgtgtgtgtgtgtgtgtgtgtgtgtgtgtgtgtgtgtgtgtgtgtgtgtgtgtgtgtgcctgcagaAGTATAGAGCCAGGTGACACTGAGGTATGTGTCTTCTCTAATGAGATTTATTGGGCTCCAGATGTTCGTGGTTATGAAGATGTGTGTTGGAGATTTAGGAGGGTGAGACCTGCACCCTGTCAGAGTCACGGCTGGGGTGCTGTTTTACTGTCTGTCACTCACCACCCCAACAaccccaccacccccaccccacccattATGCCCCAGCTCCCCCATTCATAGGTGGCCTCTTAgtcatgacaacaacaacaacattggccctttttttcctctatCGTACACACGCGCACTATAGCacacatatttttattcttaaaacTGATGTAGAACGACATTTTATAAACGTACAAAagcacagaaaatacaaaaggaaTGTCTATAAATGTGAGCAagtacaaacacatacagggCAGTTTGGTGGTGGTGAGTGTAAGAATATAGATATGTTCAAATTCCCCCAAAAGCAAAAATTCTGCTGAGCTTCATGgacaaaaaagtgacagtttgtcCATTCCCCAAATCCAGTTTACATGGTCCAGCACATTTTTCAAGGTGACACaactttaacaataaaacaaaaagccaGTGCAAGTGTACTGAAATTtccaaaatcaatatttttcatcCCATATAATAATCTTCTTGGCTCAGATTTACCGTATCCTTTCAAAGTCTGAGTTTTAAAGTCAGATGAGCGAGCGCTGCTGGAGGTGCCTCTGGGGGATCTCGTTGATCATCAGTGAGTACTTGCTCCCGACGTCATCTGCGTGGCTGATGGAGGCATCAGCTGTGCTCATCCCCTCAGCGAGTCTGACAAGGCACCGTAACCGCTGACCAGGCTCCAAGCATCTCTCTCTACTAGCTGGCAACGTATTGTCAccttcctcctcgtcctcgtcctcctcctcgtctcctcgCTGTTCAGATGGCAGGCTGCAGCTTGGTCAGGTTCCTCTGGTGCATGCTGTGGTGGCGCACCAGCTCGTCCGAGCGGGCAAACTTCTTCTGACAGTTGGACCAGCGGCAGGTAAAGGGCTTCTCACCTGACAAGGAGGGGACgaacaaggaaaacacaaaacaagagaaatTGTTGCTTTAGAGTAAATTCAAGCCCTGGGAATTCAAGCTTGGGTTTTGTTGTGCATGACTCAAATAAGTCAGACAAAAAGAGAATGGAGACGAAGAAAATAAAGGTATACGCACTTGTTTTACCTGTATGAGTCCGAGTGTGCGTCTTAAGGTGATCTGACCGTGAAAACTTTCTCTGACACGTCTCGCACTGAAAGGGCTTCACTcctacaggggggggggggtgtcaaatgtttaaatacttCATTAGATCACTGTAAATATTAAATACTTTACAAATGAGTCACTTGACAAAGTTTCTAATATCAgaaaaaatataagaaaattaTTGTTTAAAGACATAATAATGATTTGGCCCTTATATGAAGTGAACCATTGTCAATAATTTCAATTaatcaaacatatttatttatattttaattattgaaaCCAGGATTTACatggtaaaagaaaaataaatactcagCATTATTATGTCTTTGTTAGGACTGAGTCAGAGAGGTAGTTGCTTAAACTTTGAGTCACGGTATTTTGCACTGGATTAAATTTGATTGACAAAATAATATTGAAGGGGTGAGCTCAGTGTGTCCTCCTGTACAGATGCAGTCATTTGACACTTGTTTACCTGTGTGTCTGCGCTGGTGCCTCTTCAACTGGTCTGAGCGAGAGAATCTACGGCCACAGTCTGTGAAATCACACTGGTAAGGTTTCTctcctgcaaaataaaacacccacaTCATTATCAGCATCATAATCATCACTGACACCCGTTGTAAGATCATCTGTATCATTTGTACTTCTACTGTTTTCCCTGTGCCCAGTTTCACATCTGTACCATCGTGTTACGTGATTAGATTTGATTTATCTGGGTAAAGTTAGCTCCATCTTTATCGATCCACCTTTCACTCAAACAGCTTCACACACTCAAACCTGAGCAACAAACTCTCActcataaaacacatgatgGTTTTATCTCTTTTCCAGACTGTCATTGTAATTTATGAGGGGAAGCTGTCTGACGTGGTCCGAGCAGGAGTCAGTGGTGTAAATCACATCGTCTCACCGGTGTGTTTGCGGCCGTGCATCTGCAGATGGGACAGTTTGAAGTATCTCTTGCTGCAGCCTGGATAAGCACAGACAAATGGACGCTTCTCATTGGCCTCTGACCTCACAACAGGAGGAGTGATGCCAGGTACCCGTCTGACATCCTTTAGAAAGAGAGGatagaaagaagagaaagagggctTCATGGTAGAtatgttcatgttgtgtttgtatttattgtataactgtgtatgtatgtatgtatgtatgtatgtatgtatgtatgtatgtatgtatgtatgtatgtgcagcactttgcaTGAGTGTAAACTGACCTGTAGTCCTCTGAACacactgtgtgcatgtatgtggtACTGAGCACTGACAAGCATAGGTGGAGGTGGGACTGCGGGGTCACTGTCATAACTGTTTGCATGAACActgctgggaaaaaaataattaaattgaattaaaacacatttttactatAGGTACACTATAGTGCAGTATAGTTTAATGTAGTACACTATACTAGATTCTGTTCTTAACATTTAAACAgtcaacattttaaacataataatacaagaaactgtttgttttcaattcattaaatagaaatagaaataaaagaaatattttcctctttaaCAGCAAGCACACTTTTTGAACATCACAACTTAACTACAACTATGTttaagttaataataataataatatcaatatatgGTATACAATATTCTATCTTTCCATGATTGATTACATAAATTAATTACATGAATACGATTTCATGTTGAGAAGTGTCTAAAGATTTGAAAACAAGTTTTTGGGGAGCTTCAAATCTAAAACCACAATTTTTAAGAGATGAGGTCTTgtcaaaatgttctttttacacacacacacacacacacacacacacacacacacacacacacacacacacacacacacacacacacacacacacacacacactcttcttccTGATTTCCTCAGGCAGTAGGCCAACAGACATCTGGTCaaaccctcctcttcctcctcctctgcaccatCACAAAGAATATAAGAATATAGTATCGcatagagaaagaaagaaagagtgagaaagaaagCGAGACGCTCACCTCTTCATGGAAGATGCCAGGCTGTTCATTTGGTTCCATTTTACACACTCCAGCTGAGATGCCATTTGGTATACGTTGTCACTGAGGGAAACATAAGAAACAGGAATATGATAATATATTAGTAAATTAAAAGGTAATGAAACCAGATTAGCTGTAGGaatacatgtttttgtgtttctttgttgaaAAGTCGTTTTTTGGGAAAATCCAGAAATTATAAATCACTGATAATATTAATGTTACAGTGTGTCCTTCCTGTCTTATCTCTTCCCTTATATGGATAATGAAGACATTTCATTCAGGGGGAACTCCAAATGGTCGGCTTATTAACACATCCTGTCCACCCACCACACTCCTCACTGGCTTCATTAAAAAACGTGGGCTCAGGGCCATTCTTTACCTTGGCAGACCGCACTGGTGTGTtgtacagatacacacacttgGACATGCAATCATGCACTCTGCGGGGGTGAGTGCTTCGGTGCCTAGCACACCACGGCCCGGTGCATGACATCACTCCGTCCTCAGTATCATTAAAGGTGGGAAATAGTTTTGGGGGAATTCTGGACAGCATTCCTTGAGAAGTCCTTGAGGAAAAGATCACGATGGCTCACTAATCAGCTCTGAGCTATGTTACACTGTGGAAAGACTCACTGATATCTGACATAtatacaaagtgtgtgtgtgtgtgtgtgtgtgtgtgtgtgtgtgtgtgtgtgtgtctgtgtgtgtgtgttagtgtgtgtgtgcatgtttctgttttgtttgagggtttCCAGCTCGGGCCGGACGCACTAGCAACAGTGAAGTCTTCCCCCTTCTTATCAGCTGCTGTTCCAGTATTTGGAGAGCACATGTTCCTTTCCTCCAACAACATCGCAGGGCGGCATTCAAAGAATTTCAACCCAATTTACCCTTTGAGACGCTTtgcatcaaaatgaaaacaagttgGAAACACATTCAGAGGTTAGAATAAGCAGACTCCCTGTCCTAGCTGTACCCACCTCCCGTCACTTCACTTTTCACTGAACttgtttcttttacttttctcctcatttttcCTCAGGGTGGATTCAGACACATCAGCAGTAGATCActcaagtgtttgttttgaccTGCTGAGCACCAGTGGGCAACACTTAACCTCAGAACAAATTTGACAGTGTAGACGCAGGGCTTAACACAGGATCACAGAGAGATCACACCTCAGAGAGCAGAGAATAAATGCAAGGCTGCTTTTGGGCCATAAATCTGACATTAAATGTTGTTTGTCTGAAAATGTTGAGGGAGAGTAGAATTTCCTCTGAAAGAGAATTCAGTGTAGCAGGAGTCAAATATAGAGACAAGTAACTGTACCTGTTGTAGTTTCTCAGCAGCAGCGCCTGGCTGCTCGGACACGATTCTGAAGGATTGTGGCAACCAAACATGGGAGGAGGCGCCGCGTACTGCTGgtcaactgaaataaataaataaagcattttaTACATACAATACTTTAATCAACGCTCAAATACAGtttacaaatgttaaaaaaaaacagagaaagaaaatcaaatcaaataacttCCAAATACACATTGTAATTACAGATAAAAAGCAGTTCTAAAGCGGTGGGTTCTAAGTAATGTTGCTAAGCCAATGCCTAACAACCCCCCACGATATTCATACTGTCACACTGAATGAAAAAGATTGACtgttataaaacaaacaataaagtgATTGGTTTTCtccattcaatttaatttgcagCATGAACGAAGATTAACTTTTTTACTGTAGTTACTTTGGCGAGTAATTAGTTGGTATTATCTGGCAAGTATGACGTATAGATAGTTATTATTTCTTTGGTCTATCAAATACATATTGGTAAGAAATTAGAGTATTATAATGTCTGACCTATTTGACCTCAGGCGCAATGTTCAAACCTAAAGTTACGCCCTTTAATCCATTATTAAAATTGTTCCTAATTCCTTTTCTTGTGATCAACTAGTTGATTAAGCAACTCATAGTTTcgactttattttgaaaaattgcTAATTGCACAGCTGCACACTTTCCATTGTTCCACAACAGCTTACGAGTGTGTTTCCAAAGGATGATCTTGTCCAAAAAGACTTGCcagtaaaaacattcaaattcactcctctttataaataaatataacgaATAGTAGTTCATTTTGAAGACATGGTCAGACACAGCTCTTCTtgtcaaagagagaaaaggacaaTTAATAACAGTGGTGCTTTTCAGGTTCGTATAGTATATTAGTCCCCAGACAATTTTTGACATTCCAGCAGTCACATAAAGCTGTTTCCTCAAGTTATCACTTCCAGAGTCATTCACCATACGTATGCTtaaagagtgagaggaaggagtgtgtttgtgtgcgtctgttGGCATGAATGtgtgcgcacacgcacacaagatggagagagatgaaggaaaaTAGCGACTCTGTTGTGATATGAAAAGTGACAGGTTACTTATATAACCTTGCCGTGACAGGACAGCCTCCCAGTCTGCGAGTCAATTTAGTGGAAAGACGTTGGGGATGCAGACAGTTACCTATGTTGTTTGGCGGTGACAGTGTGTCCTCGTGTTTGAAGGAGAGGCTGGAGAGCTGAGAGGTGTGGTGGGACGCAGCGTGACCACTGGGGCTGCTGTCCAAACCCACCGCTCCATaacctgagaaaagaaaacaaaagagagaaggaagtgGAAGTTAAAAGGATCTTATTTGCCTGGTCGAGTCATTAGATTGCCATCTCACAAATGACTGTAGCAGTTTGAAGCTTGCAGATTCTCCAGCATCTGAGCAGTTTATCTGAAACCTCCTGGTAGAAGCTCTAAGTGCCTGCAGGGTTACTACAGAGACACATTCGTCAGATGACTAAATCCACTTTCCTTGTAACATATCTATTTTTTCCAGCCATCAATCTTTGGCCTTGTGGTTTCAGGCAGATGGAAAAGGAAATTTGGCAAATACACCTCTGATAGACCGAGGTGAGCCACTGTAGAATattctcaataaaaaaaacaacattgagaAGAAAGCAATTGCACACATACTAaatttattacatttgtatATAACTGCAAAAAGGTAATAATATATAGTAACAATGCATACAGTGTGTACTGAATAAAAGCAGGGTGGCTAATCTGACTTAGCACATGAAATCAATCATACAACCACATGCGATGTGTGTCTACACATAGAGCCTGTATCCTGAGTCCAGCCCCGGAGGGATCTTGAAAAGTTTAAAGAAAAGTGACTCACAAACTCTTCTTTAAATCCCTGCAGCCTGTAGAATGTTACTCTTAGCATTTTATCACTTCATCAAAAAACACTTTCCACTGAGAAAACAAGACTCAAAGCGTACTGTTTGTCAACGTCACATCAGCCGACAAGTTTAAATATCTGACCTCTGAGTGACGCACCCCAACAGGCAGTAAGCACACATAGATATATCATATCCACTGTATGTTAAAACAGCACAGGACACAGCAAttaaatttgtttaaaataattattaaaataattttaagatGCGTTTTGTGTGGGTAAagcattaaaaaagtaaaagatatatTGGCCAGAGCAACAAGTCCATTTTAGGGATTCATGGCATTATTTTCTTTCCACGGCTTGTATGACTATAGCAAAAATAAGCGTgtgagaaataataatatatgaaataaGTAACACAActaccaaaacaaacaaaataactaTTTTTCTTAAGTTCCAGGGTGTCAAATT
This genomic interval carries:
- the wt1b gene encoding WT1 transcription factor b isoform X4 — encoded protein: MLTEPYGAMSMGSDVRDLTLLTPAPPMPSLPGAGGGCGMSVGSGQWTQLLDLHPSSPYSSLPSHPSLIKQEPGWGTADPIEDPHCGPCGAFTVHFSGQFTGSGPCRVGAFGEPTTGQPRVFPNGTYLPSCVDSPPAARNQGYGAVGLDSSPSGHAASHHTSQLSSLSFKHEDTLSPPNNIVDQQYAAPPPMFGCHNPSESCPSSQALLLRNYNSDNVYQMASQLECVKWNQMNSLASSMKSVHANSYDSDPAVPPPPMLVSAQYHIHAHSVFRGLQDVRRVPGITPPVVRSEANEKRPFVCAYPGCSKRYFKLSHLQMHGRKHTGEKPYQCDFTDCGRRFSRSDQLKRHQRRHTGVKPFQCETCQRKFSRSDHLKTHTRTHTGEKPFTCRWSNCQKKFARSDELVRHHSMHQRNLTKLQPAI
- the wt1b gene encoding WT1 transcription factor b isoform X2, producing the protein MLTEPYGAMSMGSDVRDLTLLTPAPPMPSLPGAGGGCGMSVGSGQWTQLLDLHPSSPYSSLPSHPSLIKQEPGWGTADPIEDPHCGPCGAFTVHFSGQFTGSGPCRVGAFGEPTTGQPRVFPNGTYLPSCVDSPPAARNQGYGAVGLDSSPSGHAASHHTSQLSSLSFKHEDTLSPPNNIVDQQYAAPPPMFGCHNPSESCPSSQALLLRNYNSDNVYQMASQLECVKWNQMNSLASSMKSVHANSYDSDPAVPPPPMLVSAQYHIHAHSVFRGLQDVRRVPGITPPVVRSEANEKRPFVCAYPGCSKRYFKLSHLQMHGRKHTGEKPYQCDFTDCGRRFSRSDQLKRHQRRHTGVKPFQCETCQRKFSRSDHLKTHTRTHTGKTSEKPFTCRWSNCQKKFARSDELVRHHSMHQRNLTKLQPAI
- the wt1b gene encoding WT1 transcription factor b isoform X1, translating into MLTEPYGAMSMGSDVRDLTLLTPAPPMPSLPGAGGGCGMSVGSGQWTQLLDLHPSSPYSSLPSHPSLIKQEPGWGTADPIEDPHCGPCGAFTVHFSGQFTGSGPCRVGAFGEPTTGQPRVFPNGTYLPSCVDSPPAARNQGYGAVGLDSSPSGHAASHHTSQLSSLSFKHEDTLSPPNNIVDQQYAAPPPMFGCHNPSESCPSSQALLLRNYNSDNVYQMASQLECVKWNQMNSLASSMKSSVHANSYDSDPAVPPPPMLVSAQYHIHAHSVFRGLQDVRRVPGITPPVVRSEANEKRPFVCAYPGCSKRYFKLSHLQMHGRKHTGEKPYQCDFTDCGRRFSRSDQLKRHQRRHTGVKPFQCETCQRKFSRSDHLKTHTRTHTGKTSEKPFTCRWSNCQKKFARSDELVRHHSMHQRNLTKLQPAI
- the wt1b gene encoding WT1 transcription factor b isoform X3 yields the protein MLTEPYGAMSMGSDVRDLTLLTPAPPMPSLPGAGGGCGMSVGSGQWTQLLDLHPSSPYSSLPSHPSLIKQEPGWGTADPIEDPHCGPCGAFTVHFSGQFTGSGPCRVGAFGEPTTGQPRVFPNGTYLPSCVDSPPAARNQGYGAVGLDSSPSGHAASHHTSQLSSLSFKHEDTLSPPNNIVDQQYAAPPPMFGCHNPSESCPSSQALLLRNYNSDNVYQMASQLECVKWNQMNSLASSMKSSVHANSYDSDPAVPPPPMLVSAQYHIHAHSVFRGLQDVRRVPGITPPVVRSEANEKRPFVCAYPGCSKRYFKLSHLQMHGRKHTGEKPYQCDFTDCGRRFSRSDQLKRHQRRHTGVKPFQCETCQRKFSRSDHLKTHTRTHTGEKPFTCRWSNCQKKFARSDELVRHHSMHQRNLTKLQPAI